The genomic interval AATTTTATGAAAGCAATTCTGTGAAAGGAAATCAGTACATGAAGGTTTTATACCTCAATAATTTGAACAGtatttcaaaaatttgttgTATTAGGGTTTATTGAAGGGGTTTGATCAGACAATCAATGTGATACTTGAAAACAGTCATGAACGAGTGTATTCATCAGCCTCTGGAGTTGAACAGGTCGCTCTAGGTCTCTACATCATTCGAGGAGACAACATGTTCGTAACTCAACGTTTGACTTGCAATTGCTGGATACATAGTTTTCTCTTTATTTAGAGCTGTGATTGGTGAGATAGATGAAGAAATGGACAGCACTTTAGACTTGAGTGAAATCAGAGCAGAACCTTTGAATGCAATTGTACACTGAACTGAAATTCTAGCACTTCGTACTCATTCACTTTGCACACATGTTGGACAGAGTGTATATACAAATAGAAATGACACATGTTTAGTGTGTACGTCATTACTCTGTCAATTTTGTTTAGACTTAGATTTTTGTGAGTATGCGTTGTAAGAGGTTACAACCTTACCGGATGTACGTTTGCATGTACACACTAAATATGGACTGAAATGAACTCTGGTTTGTATCTGTTTTACCTCATCAAATTGGTAGCTAAAGGTCAAGGATCTCTCATCTGTCATTTGATAGCAGTTGGATGATATTTCAAGGTGAGAACTTTCTCCGTGCAAACTGACTATATTTGTTGCAC from Corticium candelabrum chromosome 22, ooCorCand1.1, whole genome shotgun sequence carries:
- the LOC134197432 gene encoding U6 snRNA-associated Sm-like protein LSm8, with product MAGTLESCVNQTVAIVTNDGRIIVGLLKGFDQTINVILENSHERVYSSASGVEQVALGLYIIRGDNIAVIGEIDEEMDSTLDLSEIRAEPLNAIVH